In the Acidovorax sp. A79 genome, one interval contains:
- a CDS encoding zinc ribbon domain-containing protein, producing MALVRCPECGREVSSKAPACPSCGYPLQAQGASPAEPQNALQSPHVWGRVALALGAWLVTPWIARLIVALAVCVLAYFMFTGR from the coding sequence ATGGCCCTTGTGCGTTGCCCGGAATGCGGGCGTGAAGTCTCGTCGAAGGCGCCCGCCTGCCCGTCCTGCGGCTACCCCCTGCAGGCCCAGGGCGCTTCGCCCGCGGAACCCCAAAACGCGCTGCAGTCGCCGCATGTGTGGGGCCGTGTGGCCTTGGCCCTGGGCGCGTGGCTGGTCACCCCCTGGATTGCCAGGCTTATCGTGGCGCTGGCGGTGTGCGTGCTGGCGTATTTCATGTTCACCGGGCGGTGA